Proteins from a genomic interval of Synechococcus sp. A15-28:
- the glk gene encoding glucokinase encodes MPRPTLLAGDMGGTKTLLALYDLEDNRLTKRHQQRFVSADWPSLEPMLHAFVEERPKDVHAPTHGCIAVAGPVRNRQARITNLPWQLQEEDLAAAAEMQQLELVNDFGVLIYGLPHFEDYQQVVLQDGHQDQGPLAILGAGTGLGMARGVQTSSGLMALSSEGGHREFAPRSDEEWQLACWLKEDLGVDRLSIERVVSGTGLGHIAHWMLQQPGGQSHPLRSVAEAWRRNMASDLPAHVSVAAEEGDPLMRRALDLWLSAYGSATGDLALQELCSGGLWVGGGTASKQLKGLQSPLFLEAMRDKGRFEEFISGLKVTAVIDPEAGLFSSACRARMLAESGGTLA; translated from the coding sequence ATGCCCCGTCCGACTCTTCTCGCCGGCGACATGGGGGGGACGAAGACCCTTCTGGCTCTCTATGACCTGGAGGACAACAGGCTGACCAAGCGCCACCAGCAACGGTTTGTCTCGGCGGATTGGCCGTCGCTGGAGCCCATGCTTCATGCGTTCGTGGAGGAACGTCCCAAGGACGTTCATGCGCCAACCCATGGCTGCATCGCGGTGGCAGGACCGGTTCGCAACCGGCAGGCACGGATCACCAACCTTCCCTGGCAGCTGCAAGAAGAGGATCTGGCTGCTGCTGCAGAAATGCAGCAACTGGAGCTCGTGAATGATTTCGGCGTACTGATCTACGGCTTGCCTCACTTCGAGGACTATCAGCAGGTGGTGTTGCAGGACGGTCACCAGGATCAAGGTCCTCTGGCCATCCTTGGCGCCGGGACCGGCCTTGGCATGGCTCGGGGTGTCCAAACCAGCAGTGGGCTCATGGCTCTGTCGAGCGAGGGGGGCCATCGCGAATTCGCACCACGCAGCGACGAGGAGTGGCAACTGGCCTGCTGGCTGAAGGAAGACCTGGGAGTCGACCGCCTGTCGATCGAGCGGGTGGTGAGCGGCACAGGGCTTGGCCATATCGCCCACTGGATGTTGCAGCAACCAGGGGGCCAATCCCATCCCCTCCGATCTGTAGCTGAGGCCTGGCGGCGGAATATGGCAAGTGACCTGCCGGCGCATGTGTCCGTGGCGGCTGAAGAGGGAGACCCTCTGATGCGCCGCGCCCTTGACCTCTGGCTATCGGCCTACGGCTCGGCAACGGGCGATCTCGCCCTGCAGGAACTCTGCAGCGGTGGACTTTGGGTGGGAGGCGGCACAGCCTCCAAACAACTCAAGGGACTGCAATCCCCTCTGTTCCTTGAGGCGATGCGAGACAAAGGTCGGTTTGAAGAGTTCATCAGCGGTCTGAAGGTCACCGCTGTGATCGATCCGGAGGCCGGTCTGTTTAGCTCTGCCTGTCGAGCACGGATGTTGGCGGAGTCGGGTGGGACACTGGCCTGA
- a CDS encoding NAD(P)H-quinone oxidoreductase subunit 4, whose translation MDSGLATDAMASSAFPWLSLIVLLPAFGALLMPLMPGDDKRPTAWPRNFALAVLLADLLLMLVVFSTRFDPGLSGLQLVERVSWLPSIGLEWSLGADGLSAPLVVLSGLVTFLSVAASWSVQRKCKLYFALLLVQASAQGLVFLSQDFLLFFLAWELELVPVYLLIAIWGGQNRQYAATKFILYTALASLLILISGLALALSGDQFTLNLTELASRSPGGSFGLLCYLGFLVGFGVKLPMFPLHTWLPDAHGEANAPVSMLLAGVLLKMGGYALLRFNVQMLPDAHLTLAPALVILGIVNIVYGALNAFAQDNVKRRIACSSVSHMGFVLLGIGAVDALGISGAMLQMVSHGLIAAAMFFFTGVFYERTKTLSIPNMGGLAKALPITFAFFLASSLASLALPGMSGFISEITVFLGITSQEGFTSLFRAITVLLAAIGLVLTPIYLLSMCRRVFFGPRIPALASVEDMRPRELVIGMSLLVPTLVIGIWPRIAMDLYEASTDSLASDLGQRALVALIEHLPIG comes from the coding sequence ATGGACTCTGGGCTAGCGACGGACGCAATGGCGAGCTCAGCCTTCCCCTGGCTGTCGTTGATTGTCCTACTCCCAGCGTTCGGAGCACTGCTGATGCCCCTGATGCCAGGGGACGACAAGCGTCCTACCGCCTGGCCTCGCAACTTCGCCTTGGCCGTCCTGTTGGCGGACCTTCTGCTGATGCTTGTGGTGTTCAGCACCCGGTTTGACCCCGGTTTGAGCGGTCTGCAGCTGGTGGAACGGGTCAGCTGGCTTCCCTCCATCGGCCTGGAGTGGTCCCTAGGGGCGGATGGACTCTCCGCCCCTCTAGTGGTGCTCAGCGGATTGGTCACGTTCCTCTCCGTGGCCGCGAGCTGGTCCGTGCAACGCAAATGCAAGTTGTACTTCGCTCTTCTGCTGGTGCAGGCATCAGCCCAGGGGCTGGTGTTTCTTTCGCAGGATTTCCTGCTGTTCTTCCTGGCCTGGGAACTGGAGTTGGTGCCGGTTTATCTGTTGATCGCCATCTGGGGCGGACAGAACCGTCAGTACGCCGCTACCAAATTCATCCTCTACACCGCCCTGGCATCACTGCTGATCCTGATCAGTGGACTGGCGTTGGCACTCTCCGGTGATCAGTTCACTCTGAACCTCACGGAACTCGCCTCCCGCTCCCCGGGCGGAAGCTTCGGGCTGCTCTGCTACCTGGGATTCCTGGTGGGCTTCGGCGTGAAACTGCCGATGTTCCCCCTCCATACCTGGCTCCCGGATGCCCACGGCGAAGCCAATGCCCCTGTCTCCATGCTGCTGGCGGGTGTGTTGCTGAAGATGGGCGGTTATGCGCTGCTGCGTTTCAACGTGCAGATGCTGCCGGATGCCCATCTCACCCTGGCGCCGGCACTGGTCATCCTCGGCATCGTCAATATCGTCTACGGCGCCCTCAACGCCTTTGCCCAGGACAACGTCAAACGACGGATCGCCTGCAGTTCTGTCAGTCACATGGGTTTTGTGCTGCTCGGCATCGGAGCGGTGGATGCTCTGGGGATCAGCGGAGCGATGCTGCAAATGGTGAGCCACGGGCTCATCGCTGCTGCGATGTTCTTCTTCACCGGCGTCTTCTACGAGCGAACGAAAACGCTCTCGATTCCGAACATGGGTGGCCTGGCCAAGGCGCTGCCGATCACCTTTGCGTTCTTCCTGGCCAGCTCCCTCGCATCGCTGGCGCTGCCGGGCATGAGTGGGTTCATCAGTGAAATCACCGTGTTCCTCGGCATCACCAGTCAGGAGGGATTCACCTCGCTGTTCAGAGCCATCACCGTGCTTCTGGCCGCCATCGGCCTGGTGCTGACGCCGATCTACCTGCTCTCCATGTGCAGAAGGGTGTTTTTCGGTCCCAGGATCCCAGCCCTGGCCAGCGTTGAAGACATGCGACCCAGGGAACTGGTGATCGGCATGAGCCTGCTGGTGCCAACCCTGGTGATCGGCATCTGGCCAAGGATCGCCATGGACCTCTACGAGGCGTCCACCGACAGCCTGGCCAGTGACCTGGGCCAGCGGGCCCTGGTGGCCCTGATCGAACACCTACCCATCGGTTGA
- a CDS encoding DUF1824 family protein, with amino-acid sequence MTESSITSLGDLARLRGAPELTAETADRLRAELHQAMASASWFTAGVMAPSAAQALSALRALERSQGWDAMKLMSSCDEDGPVFLKANQQGGSIRIRIEHGLGEGILISGHGDDENTPSTTWGPLPLDFF; translated from the coding sequence ATGACGGAATCCTCCATCACGTCCCTCGGCGATCTCGCCCGTTTACGCGGTGCGCCGGAGCTCACCGCCGAAACGGCCGACCGGCTCCGGGCCGAGCTTCACCAGGCCATGGCCAGCGCCAGTTGGTTCACCGCCGGCGTCATGGCTCCATCTGCTGCCCAAGCGCTTTCAGCCCTGCGGGCGCTGGAACGAAGCCAGGGATGGGATGCCATGAAACTGATGAGCAGCTGCGATGAAGACGGCCCTGTCTTCCTCAAAGCAAACCAACAAGGTGGATCGATCCGCATCCGCATCGAGCACGGCCTCGGTGAAGGGATTCTCATCAGCGGTCACGGCGATGACGAGAACACTCCCAGCACCACCTGGGGACCGCTGCCGTTGGATTTTTTCTGA
- the thrB gene encoding homoserine kinase, translated as MAQPRIGQKVVVDVPATTANLGPGFDCLGAALDLNNRFAMRRIEGSGERFELIIEGTEGSHLRGGPDNLVYRAAQRVWKAANMEPVALEARVRLAVPPARGLGSSATAIVAGLMGANALVGEPLSKEKLLELAIDIEGHPDNVVPSLLGGLCMTAKAASQRWRVVRCEWINSVKAVVAIPSIRLSTSEARRAMPKAIPVSDAVVNLGALTLLLQGLRTGNGDLIADGMHDRLHEPYRWRLIKGGDVVKAAAMEAGAWGCAISGAGPSIIALCTEDKGLAVSRAMVKAWESAGVASRAPVLNLQTSGSHWQPAEPG; from the coding sequence ATGGCGCAGCCGCGCATCGGTCAGAAAGTGGTGGTGGATGTGCCAGCGACCACCGCCAACCTCGGACCGGGCTTCGACTGCCTGGGTGCCGCCCTGGATCTCAACAACCGCTTTGCGATGCGGCGGATCGAAGGAAGCGGCGAGAGATTCGAATTGATCATCGAAGGCACGGAGGGCAGTCACCTGCGCGGCGGGCCTGACAACCTCGTCTATCGGGCTGCTCAACGGGTCTGGAAGGCCGCGAACATGGAGCCCGTCGCCTTGGAAGCACGGGTCCGTCTGGCGGTGCCGCCAGCGAGGGGGCTCGGCAGCAGCGCCACCGCCATCGTGGCCGGACTGATGGGAGCCAATGCCCTCGTGGGTGAACCCCTCAGCAAGGAGAAACTGCTGGAGCTGGCCATCGACATCGAGGGCCACCCAGACAACGTTGTGCCCTCGCTGCTGGGAGGGCTGTGCATGACGGCCAAGGCGGCCTCTCAGCGATGGAGGGTGGTGCGCTGCGAATGGATCAACAGCGTCAAGGCCGTGGTGGCCATTCCATCGATTCGCCTCAGCACCAGTGAAGCCCGTCGGGCGATGCCGAAGGCCATCCCAGTCAGCGATGCCGTAGTCAATCTGGGGGCACTCACCCTGTTGCTGCAGGGACTTCGAACCGGCAACGGTGATCTGATCGCCGATGGCATGCACGACCGCCTGCATGAGCCGTACCGCTGGCGCCTGATCAAGGGCGGAGACGTGGTCAAAGCCGCAGCAATGGAGGCAGGGGCCTGGGGATGCGCCATCAGCGGAGCGGGGCCGAGCATCATTGCCCTGTGCACAGAAGACAAAGGCCTGGCCGTGAGTCGGGCCATGGTCAAGGCCTGGGAAAGTGCCGGTGTGGCCAGCCGGGCTCCCGTGCTGAATTTGCAGACTTCAGGAAGTCACTGGCAGCCCGCCGAACCTGGGTAG
- the thrS gene encoding threonine--tRNA ligase — translation MTDPDRKLVSSAAVMSSAPVVLPKTSENEQLLKIRHSMSHVMAMAVQQLFPKARVTIGPWTENGFYYDFDNPDPFTEADLKAIKKSMIKIINRKLPLERVEVSRSEAEAKIKTQNEPYKLEILEGLQEPITLYTLGEEWWDLCAGPHVEHTGQLNAKAFELESVAGAYWRGDETKAQLQRIYGTAWETPEQLAEHKRRKEEALRRDHRRIGKDLDLFSIEDEAGAGLVFWHPRGSRMRLLIEDFWRQAHFEGGYELLYTPHVADISLWKTSGHLDFYAESMFGPMEVDEREYQLKPMNCPFHVLTYASKLRSYRELPIRWAELGTVYRYERPGVMHGLMRVRGFTQDDAHVFCLPEQISDEILRILDLTERILSTFDFNNYEINLSTRPEKSIGDDAVWDLATKGLIEALERKGWAYKIDEGGGAFYGPKIDLKIEDAIGRMWQCSTIQLDFNLPERFELDFIAADGSKQRPIMIHRAIFGSLERFFGIMTENYAGDYPFWLAPEQVRLLPVTDEVQPYAEQLLDQLTQAGVRATIDRSGDRLGKLIRTGEQMKIPVLAVIGAKEAEQNAVSLRSRRDGDLGVTAVADLLNAAQTANSQRAAGLELNQ, via the coding sequence ATGACGGACCCTGACCGGAAACTGGTGAGCAGCGCGGCCGTCATGTCCTCAGCACCCGTCGTTCTGCCCAAAACCAGCGAAAATGAGCAGCTGCTGAAGATCCGCCACTCCATGAGCCATGTGATGGCCATGGCGGTGCAGCAGTTGTTTCCCAAGGCACGCGTCACCATCGGCCCCTGGACCGAAAACGGTTTCTATTACGACTTCGACAATCCCGATCCCTTCACGGAAGCCGATCTGAAGGCGATCAAAAAGTCGATGATCAAGATCATCAACAGGAAGCTCCCGCTGGAACGGGTGGAGGTGAGCCGCAGCGAAGCCGAGGCAAAGATCAAGACCCAGAACGAGCCCTACAAGCTCGAGATTCTCGAAGGACTGCAAGAGCCAATCACCCTTTACACCCTGGGTGAGGAGTGGTGGGACCTCTGCGCCGGCCCCCACGTGGAGCACACCGGTCAACTCAACGCCAAGGCATTCGAGCTGGAAAGCGTGGCAGGTGCCTACTGGCGCGGCGATGAAACCAAAGCCCAACTGCAGCGGATCTACGGCACCGCCTGGGAAACCCCCGAACAGCTGGCCGAGCACAAACGCCGCAAAGAAGAGGCGTTGCGCCGGGATCACCGCCGCATCGGCAAGGATCTCGACCTCTTTTCGATCGAGGACGAAGCCGGTGCCGGGCTGGTGTTCTGGCACCCCCGCGGCTCACGCATGCGTCTGCTGATCGAGGACTTCTGGCGCCAGGCCCACTTCGAAGGCGGTTACGAGCTGCTCTACACCCCCCACGTGGCGGACATCAGCCTCTGGAAAACCTCAGGCCACCTCGACTTCTACGCCGAAAGCATGTTCGGCCCGATGGAGGTGGACGAGCGGGAATACCAGCTCAAGCCAATGAACTGCCCGTTCCACGTGCTCACCTACGCCAGCAAACTGCGCAGCTATCGAGAGCTGCCGATCCGCTGGGCGGAGCTGGGAACGGTGTATCGCTACGAGCGCCCCGGCGTGATGCATGGCTTGATGCGGGTGCGCGGCTTCACCCAGGACGACGCCCACGTGTTCTGTCTTCCTGAACAGATCAGTGATGAGATCCTGCGCATCCTTGATCTCACCGAGCGCATCCTCTCCACCTTCGATTTCAACAACTACGAAATCAACCTCTCCACCCGACCGGAGAAATCAATCGGGGATGACGCCGTGTGGGACCTGGCCACCAAGGGCCTGATCGAAGCGCTGGAGCGCAAGGGCTGGGCTTACAAGATTGACGAGGGCGGCGGCGCTTTCTACGGCCCCAAGATCGATCTCAAGATCGAAGACGCCATCGGCCGGATGTGGCAGTGCTCCACCATACAGCTGGATTTCAACCTGCCGGAACGGTTCGAGCTCGACTTCATCGCCGCTGATGGCAGCAAGCAGCGGCCGATCATGATCCACCGCGCCATCTTCGGCTCGCTGGAACGGTTCTTCGGGATCATGACCGAGAACTACGCCGGCGATTACCCCTTCTGGCTGGCTCCTGAACAGGTGCGCCTGTTGCCGGTCACCGACGAGGTGCAGCCCTACGCGGAGCAGTTGCTGGACCAGCTCACCCAAGCAGGCGTTCGCGCCACCATCGACCGCAGCGGCGACCGTCTCGGCAAGTTGATCCGCACCGGCGAACAGATGAAGATTCCTGTGCTGGCCGTCATCGGTGCCAAAGAGGCCGAACAGAACGCCGTCAGCCTGCGCAGCCGCCGCGACGGTGATCTGGGGGTCACGGCTGTGGCAGATCTGCTCAATGCAGCCCAGACGGCCAATAGCCAGCGCGCCGCGGGCCTGGAGCTGAACCAATGA
- a CDS encoding DUF2605 family protein, protein MTAGDAPLKQDAGALMESLLISLLDDFDHWFQRGEQLLQDCPASVLSHDNQCAFRERLLEGQRAVAATRALMKASSQPMTVSMEAMTPLHGLVTEVWGLAARIGRASS, encoded by the coding sequence ATGACAGCCGGTGATGCTCCTCTCAAACAAGACGCCGGCGCTCTGATGGAGTCGCTGCTGATCTCGTTGCTGGATGACTTTGACCACTGGTTCCAGCGTGGCGAGCAGCTGCTGCAGGACTGTCCTGCCTCTGTTCTCAGTCACGACAATCAGTGTGCCTTTCGAGAGCGTCTTCTGGAAGGGCAACGCGCCGTTGCGGCGACGCGTGCCCTGATGAAGGCCTCGTCACAGCCGATGACCGTCTCCATGGAAGCAATGACGCCATTGCACGGCCTGGTCACGGAGGTGTGGGGCTTGGCCGCCAGGATCGGGCGTGCCAGCAGCTGA
- a CDS encoding glycoside hydrolase family 104 protein, with translation MPQQFLHSTERSALLSLSAPLFCGVLLCAGASPVATATNLGNRKIPELKRALLAHDQEQGPYRMTPERRALLNTIRYAEGTWTNGEDKGYRTLYGGGRFQDLSHHPEKVVVKRYSSAAAGAYQFLPTTWKGLAKELRLNSFEPKHQDQAALHLVKRRGALQEIDSRGLTTAAMAQLAPEWASFPTRSGRSAYGQPVKSHHELASFYARNLRQLRAQRET, from the coding sequence GTGCCTCAGCAGTTCCTTCACAGCACAGAGCGGTCAGCGTTGTTGTCTCTGTCCGCCCCTCTGTTTTGTGGGGTTCTTCTCTGTGCCGGGGCATCACCGGTTGCCACAGCCACCAATCTTGGCAACCGAAAGATTCCTGAATTGAAACGGGCACTCCTTGCGCATGATCAAGAGCAAGGCCCTTACCGGATGACTCCCGAACGTCGCGCTCTGCTCAACACCATCCGCTACGCCGAGGGCACCTGGACCAACGGTGAAGACAAGGGCTATCGCACCCTTTACGGCGGGGGCCGCTTTCAGGACCTGTCCCATCATCCGGAGAAGGTCGTGGTGAAGCGTTACTCCAGCGCTGCAGCTGGTGCGTATCAATTTCTACCCACAACCTGGAAAGGACTGGCCAAGGAACTGCGCCTCAACAGTTTCGAACCGAAGCATCAGGACCAGGCAGCACTGCATCTGGTCAAGCGACGCGGAGCACTGCAGGAAATCGACAGCCGCGGCCTGACGACGGCAGCCATGGCGCAACTGGCACCGGAGTGGGCTTCCTTCCCCACCCGCTCGGGTCGTTCGGCCTACGGCCAGCCCGTCAAAAGCCACCATGAACTGGCGAGCTTCTACGCCAGGAATCTGAGGCAACTCAGAGCCCAACGCGAAACCTGA
- a CDS encoding alpha/beta fold hydrolase: MTRPLVLVHGLWDTPRVFHRLIQRIDQPDRPLLAPHLPHGLGVVPLRELARRLDQHILQQFGRDTAIDLLGFSMGGVIGRIWLQELGGAARTARFFSVGSPQNGTLAALPVPRRLLAGVADMKPASDLLLQLNRQVGGLAPVTCRSYFCRWDLMVSPGWMAVLPSGTQTELPVWTHQQLISHPQALQRLAQDLGA, translated from the coding sequence ATGACGAGGCCCCTTGTGCTGGTGCATGGCCTGTGGGACACCCCTCGCGTGTTCCACCGTCTGATTCAGCGGATCGATCAACCGGATCGCCCTCTGCTGGCACCGCACCTGCCCCATGGCCTGGGGGTGGTTCCGCTGCGGGAGCTGGCCCGTCGTTTGGATCAGCACATCCTGCAGCAGTTCGGGCGCGACACAGCGATCGATCTGCTCGGGTTCTCCATGGGAGGTGTGATCGGGCGGATCTGGCTTCAGGAGTTGGGGGGGGCAGCACGGACAGCCCGTTTTTTCAGTGTCGGCAGCCCTCAGAACGGAACCCTGGCAGCCCTGCCTGTGCCCCGCCGTCTGTTGGCTGGCGTGGCGGACATGAAGCCCGCCAGTGATCTGCTGCTCCAGCTGAATCGACAGGTGGGTGGATTGGCACCGGTGACATGTCGGAGTTATTTCTGCCGCTGGGATCTGATGGTGTCTCCCGGCTGGATGGCTGTCCTGCCGTCGGGAACGCAAACGGAGTTGCCGGTGTGGACCCACCAGCAGCTCATTTCCCATCCGCAGGCGCTGCAGAGGCTCGCCCAGGATCTGGGAGCCTGA
- the folB gene encoding dihydroneopterin aldolase, with product MTANDVIHVRGLRLWAHVGVLEQERRDGQWFSLDISLWSDLSSAAASDDLASSLDYSLAIRSLQSLAREIRCLTIEHFSDRVLDRLEQLYGPVPVRLTLSKCAAPVPGFDGVVAVERVRHGAP from the coding sequence GTGACCGCCAACGACGTGATCCACGTGCGGGGGCTGCGCCTCTGGGCCCATGTCGGGGTTCTTGAGCAGGAGCGTCGGGACGGCCAGTGGTTCAGCCTCGACATCAGCCTCTGGAGCGACCTGTCGTCTGCCGCCGCCTCTGATGATCTGGCCAGCAGCCTCGATTACAGCCTGGCGATTCGTTCCCTGCAGTCTCTGGCCAGGGAGATTCGCTGCCTCACGATCGAGCACTTCAGTGATCGCGTGCTGGACCGTCTTGAGCAGCTCTATGGACCGGTACCGGTGCGTCTGACCCTGAGTAAGTGCGCGGCTCCGGTGCCTGGATTTGATGGTGTGGTGGCCGTTGAGCGCGTTCGCCATGGAGCTCCATGA
- a CDS encoding M3 family metallopeptidase has product MSTSTSSPLLKGHGLPSYEQITPELVRQDIPLLLKELEQQFTDLEQALRSRLDSDSFLGWEEVMQPMQRIGERLRWSWGVISHLNGVCNTPELRDAHAAQQPDVVRLGNRLGQSKVLHRALCQLRDQPSEPLNSTRQRILESELLSMQQRGVGLDGEHQTAFNQASERLAALSTSFGNHVLDATQQWTLKLTDPKQVKGLPQRALESLAAAAREAGDAEASAEKGPWLVGLDMPRYIPVLTHADDRSLRETVYRAHVSRASQGNLDNAPLIEEILGLRRDQAQRLGYGHWAELSLASKMAEDVSAVEALLEELRAAAYPAAEKELEELKACAQRHGTAEADALAPWDVTYWSEKLRRERFDLDQEALRPWFPLPQVLDGLFGLCSRLFDVEITPADGEAPVWHKDVRFFHVRRGGEPIAAFYLDPYSRPASKRGGAWMDECLGRHRNSDGSLVLPVAYLICNQTPPVGEAPSLMSFEEVETLFHEFGHGLQHMLTTVDEPEAAGISNVEWDAVELPSQFMENWCLDQNTLMGMARHWQTGEPLPQAEVEKLRSSRTFNAGLATLRQVHFALTDLRLHSQWTPQLGLTPDQFRRDIAGTTTVMAPIPEDRFLCAFGHIFAGGYSAGYYSYKWAEVLSADAYAAFEEVGLDQEDQVRATGARFRDTVLSLGGSRAPTEVFKAFRGRVASSEALIRHSGLQAA; this is encoded by the coding sequence ATGAGCACCTCCACGTCCTCCCCCCTGCTGAAGGGCCATGGTCTGCCCTCCTATGAGCAGATCACACCGGAACTGGTTCGTCAGGACATTCCACTCCTGCTGAAGGAACTGGAACAGCAGTTCACGGATCTGGAGCAAGCGCTTCGCTCAAGACTGGACAGTGATTCCTTCCTCGGCTGGGAGGAGGTGATGCAGCCGATGCAGCGCATTGGCGAGCGGCTTCGCTGGAGTTGGGGCGTGATCTCCCACCTCAACGGCGTCTGCAATACGCCTGAGCTGCGGGACGCCCACGCCGCCCAGCAACCCGATGTCGTCCGCCTGGGCAATCGCCTTGGACAAAGCAAGGTGCTGCATCGGGCCCTCTGCCAGCTGCGCGACCAGCCCAGTGAGCCGCTCAACTCCACCCGCCAGCGCATTCTCGAGTCCGAACTGCTGTCCATGCAGCAACGCGGTGTCGGTCTCGACGGTGAGCATCAGACCGCCTTCAACCAGGCCAGCGAACGTCTGGCAGCCCTGTCCACCAGCTTCGGCAATCACGTGCTGGATGCCACCCAGCAATGGACGCTGAAGCTCACGGACCCCAAGCAGGTGAAAGGCCTTCCTCAGCGGGCTTTGGAATCACTGGCCGCAGCAGCTCGGGAGGCCGGTGACGCCGAAGCCAGTGCCGAAAAGGGACCATGGCTCGTGGGCCTGGACATGCCGAGATACATCCCGGTACTCACCCACGCCGATGACCGCTCACTGAGGGAAACCGTCTATCGAGCCCATGTGAGCCGGGCCAGCCAGGGAAACCTGGACAACGCACCGCTGATTGAGGAAATCCTCGGGCTACGCCGGGATCAGGCCCAACGACTTGGCTATGGCCACTGGGCCGAACTGAGCCTCGCCAGCAAGATGGCCGAGGACGTCTCAGCCGTGGAAGCGCTGCTGGAAGAGCTGCGTGCCGCGGCCTATCCGGCGGCCGAGAAGGAGCTGGAGGAGCTCAAGGCCTGTGCCCAACGACACGGGACTGCGGAAGCCGACGCTCTGGCCCCATGGGATGTCACCTACTGGTCAGAAAAACTGCGGCGCGAACGGTTTGATCTCGACCAGGAAGCCCTGCGGCCATGGTTCCCGCTGCCCCAGGTGCTCGATGGCCTGTTCGGCCTTTGCTCCCGCCTCTTCGATGTGGAGATCACGCCGGCCGATGGGGAGGCTCCGGTCTGGCATAAGGATGTGCGCTTCTTCCACGTGCGTCGGGGTGGTGAACCGATCGCTGCGTTCTACCTGGATCCCTACAGCCGTCCTGCCAGCAAACGCGGTGGAGCCTGGATGGACGAATGCCTCGGGCGTCACCGCAACAGCGACGGCAGTCTGGTGCTGCCGGTGGCCTACCTGATCTGCAATCAGACACCCCCCGTCGGCGAGGCCCCCAGCCTGATGAGCTTCGAAGAGGTGGAGACCCTGTTCCACGAATTCGGCCACGGTCTGCAACACATGCTCACCACCGTGGACGAACCGGAAGCGGCCGGGATCAGCAACGTGGAGTGGGATGCTGTGGAACTGCCCAGCCAGTTCATGGAGAACTGGTGCCTGGACCAGAACACCCTGATGGGCATGGCCCGCCACTGGCAGACCGGAGAGCCCCTGCCCCAGGCTGAAGTGGAGAAACTTCGCAGCAGCCGCACCTTCAACGCCGGCCTGGCCACCTTGCGGCAGGTGCACTTCGCCCTGACTGATCTGCGACTGCACAGCCAGTGGACGCCGCAACTGGGTCTGACGCCCGACCAGTTCCGGCGCGACATCGCCGGCACCACCACCGTGATGGCCCCGATCCCGGAAGATCGCTTCCTCTGCGCCTTCGGGCATATCTTCGCGGGGGGATATTCCGCCGGCTACTACTCCTACAAATGGGCCGAGGTGCTGAGTGCGGATGCCTATGCCGCCTTTGAGGAAGTGGGTCTCGACCAGGAGGATCAGGTGCGTGCCACCGGTGCCCGCTTCCGAGACACAGTCCTCAGCCTCGGTGGCAGCCGCGCTCCAACTGAGGTGTTCAAAGCCTTCCGCGGTCGCGTCGCCAGCAGCGAAGCGCTGATCCGTCATTCCGGCCTGCAGGCGGCCTGA